The Mangifera indica cultivar Alphonso unplaced genomic scaffold, CATAS_Mindica_2.1 Un_0020, whole genome shotgun sequence genome contains the following window.
ctcaagtttgatttggtttaaatgaATCGAATCTTCtagtttaaattcgatttgaatttgaaataaatgaatttgatttgaatttaaattaaataaatttgaattaaatcaattaaattgaaTCGATTTTTAAAATCGAGTCAATTTAGTTTGGATCTAACTCTAGTTAGAAGTGGATAAAAGCAACGCAAAAGAATATTACATAGTGGTAGAAAAAGTGGAAGCACCATAACAAATTTGTCTGTCCAATGTGCTCtactttaattttcttctaaattgaATCTTCGGTTGCCAATTGTTTAACTCGACGATTTCATAtcttactctctctctctctgctgAAAGGTTGAAAAATCAGGCCCGCTTTGAGCATTCAAATTCAATCATTCATACGATCATTTACATAAAGTATACAGATCATGTCACCGCACCCAGGATTCCCTTTCTTAATTCTTAAGCAAAATTATCGCATAAACCCACTTTCCCCCTCTTCTCCCCTGCATCCACGCACACACAGAAAGGATAAGCTGAGCAGCCATGTATGTTACAAGGCCTTTATCCATGTACAGAAATTTCCCAAGTGCTCTTTCGGTAGAGCCACGGGAGGGCCCATATTCAGGTTTTCTAGTAATTACAGATGaagaagcagaagcagaagaTTCTTTTTGCTGGGGTGCCTGTAAATTCAGAAGTGTTAAAAGGTTACCATTTCCTCAAGACAAGTTACTAACAGTTGTTCATTCATCAGATTACCAAGAGATTAGCAAGACTAAAGTTTTGTTTATCCCAGTTCTCGACCAACCTCTCTCGTCTAATCGCTACTATGTTATCAGAGCTAAAGGCAAATACAAAGGGTACTTATGCTCTTTACTGAACTTCTGTTCATATGGTTTTTTATTCAGAaagctaaattttttttttttttaatttgcaggCAAGCTTGCAAAAGTTCAAGGGAGAATGACATGGGGATTTGCTGCTTCAACAATATCATAAATGATGAGAAACCAAAGCCATTTGATCATAGAAACATATACCAGCAATTCAAGATCCACCGTTATCAATGGCACAATTTCTTTGCCAAGTCCGCTGCTACTGATGGCCTTCCTCCAAGATTCCTGAGAAAGAAAGGCTGGGAAGTTCGCAACTCAAGATTAGTTCGTTCTCGACTAAGTGAAGCTCTAGGCCTTGATAATTCTCTCAGAGCACTGCTTCCAAGCTTCGACTTCTCTATAAGTAGCAAGCGTTCGAATTCAAATGTTGTAGGCACATGGTACTGCCCCTTCATATTTGTAAGAGAGAAAGCCAGACTTAGACACCAAATGAAGAGGTCAGTGTTCTATAAAATGACTCTTGAGCAACGGTGGGAAGAGATCGTTTCATGCCAGAATAATGGAAGCAATGTTGTGAATGTGAATACAATGGTGAAAAGGGAAGCGAGTTCAGTGTTTGGTATGGAAGCTTTAAGGGATAATAGAGAAAACCATGCTGGATTTGTGTGGTTTATAGTCTATGACAGAAATAGAGTGAAAAGGGCAAGTGTGGGATTGAGTGTAGCCATTGTTGAGAAAATGAGATGGGTGGAAGAGGAAGGAGGGTGGGTTGGTGGTGGCagagaaaaggaagtgagagtgCAGAGAGTTGAAGAGAATACAAGTGAAAGTGGCTGGCAGAGATTTGGCTGCTATGTGTTGGTGGAGAGCTTTGCTTTGAGGAGAATGGATGAAACTTTGGTATTAAGGTGTAAATTTATACATACCCAGCACATCAAATGCAAATGGGAATGAGGTTTTACACCATCCTCAACATCCGTGGCAAAGACTGTGAAGCTTGAATTTCTGTTGAGCTGTTTAGAAAAGTGCTTATAATGCTGCTGTAATTGTTTTCTGTTAGAATTTTCAGTTGTATCAAATGGTGCTGAACTCCATTGGCATGGTGTACAGTCTGACTAAAAATCACTGATACCTCTGTAAATTCAGCTGCAGGATGCTAAGATGAGGCATCGGCTAAGAGAAAAACTATAAACCAGAAAATCTATCTTCTCGGAAGCAAAACTTGCTTTGATTGATGGAAGCCCTGCTTCTCAATCGACAATTTCCTACCATCCCATCAACATAACACTTTCGCTGTGTAAATAACTCATGCCAAAAGTGTAAAGAAGTCGCAGGCCACCTAGATGCATGTTGTCACAAAACGCGAATGTGCAAGCTCCTACCTTGAAGCAACGTGGAGggaaaatctccctcaaataagaaatataagCCAATGGATCGAGAACACATGTTTAACATCAAATTGTTAGAATATGTAATTAGGTATAATCATCATTATACTAATTAAGcggtttatataatatataatagaaggtgattgtattattttaacaacacattaaatataaagtgaTTGAGTCGATCAAGTGACATGAATCATATTAAACGTAAATAGTGATATCACACTCAACAACCTTTAATGTGCATCAATTGACCATTCATGTCACCCAAATTATATGAACACGCAAACTTCTAAAAGCATCCAGGCTCCACGTGTCTCCAAACCATCACAGTGCCCTCACCTTTTGGCGATAAAACAAAGAGAGGAGGGGCAAGGAGGGATCTTTTGATCTAGGGTATATCTTTGGATCTTCTTCAAAAACCATTTCACAATCTTTTTGGTTCAAGAAACTCCTGAAAAGAGAGACGAGCTAATAACTCAAAAAAACTCTTTTGTATATTAGGGTTTTTGCTTAAAAACATCAAGGTGTTTACAgcatatgtttaaaattttattaaatattgcaCAAAATACTAACCTGAAGACCAGTGGTATGAATCGATgcaaaaacaaaacttaaagAATGAACAATTACAAATCAACATTGTTGATTCCTTATCTTTGTGATTCTTTGGTAAAATGCTTCAACAATCTTTTTAAGGGTAAAAACATCTCTACTCATCCACAAAACACCTGAGTTATCATTAATAACTATAGAGAAAGGGTGCGAGTACTTGGTAAGTGTTAATAGTCCAATGAAGTGAGAGAGAGTTtgtaataagaataatattatacatatttacttcgaatatataaatagatatacacttatatgtgtcatcatatgaataaatgttaatttttcttaattcaaaattatctaatcatataataacacaattaaaatatatattcatttacaTACTCAaaatacgtatatatatataattttattatttttataaatacatatgtgaaacaaagataaagaaatgtcattttatttattcatattgaaaactaaagtctcacatctaataaatataatataagtgagtgatatataagtgtaagagattaaactttaacataaataattaattttgtataatataaatttcagtcTCCGCACttataatctaatatatatttcgaCAATTCATAAACATAAAGCATCTAACTAAATTAGTAGGCAATATGAATAGAAATGGTAAAATCACTTTTCTCTAGCTCAAAACAAACTTCAATGACAAATGATTGAACTCTTTAATTGTGGACAAAAAAGTGGGAAAATCCCAGTCTCCAATACGGCGTCGTATTGGAACTTTTTAATcatagttttagttttttcattttGGTCCACCTTTTTTTTGTGTATGCCAATTCCAATTGCCTTTTTGTAGGGTTTTActgatattttagtttttcacgGTGAGTTTAGcttgcttcttcttctctctctcaaCTCTGGTCATTCTCTTGACGATTTTCCTCCTCTATCTCCGCCGAGGTAAGCGAAAACGGCgtcatttcatctttttctccttttcactTTCCTCCTGAATTAGGGTTATCATGGAAACATCGATATGCTCATCTTATCTTTGTTATGTTTCTTGTATAATGTCTTTCACACCATTTGATTGCCATCATGttgtttctgaaattttttcaaattttattttctgggtttgtaaattttaataaatttcacctgtagctgatttttttttttaatttcttttgcttGCTTGTGTAATAAAGAATATGAGTTTGTAATTTCACATTCTGGCTGAGTCATGTCGATATACATAATGTGACCCATTTTGGTCTATGATAAATTTCTCACTCAGGGTTTTGTTCTGCTTTAGGGTGTTTCTGTATTATATAGATTAGAGATGtcatgattaaaattttagttttcaaatgttGTGCCGTCAAATTCTACTGTAATATTGAGGCAATGTGTGTGAATGAACTATTTTATGATTGGTTGAAGGAATATTTGTCTAActgtttgtatatttttaaatattttttctcaatgAGCTTCATCCTAAAGAGTTAAATGCATTACTTTTACATTGatattatctcaaattttgtaTCCTTTTTCTCTGTATTAAATTATTGCTTGTTACTGTGTACAGTTTACGCCAGCATTTACTTTTTAAGCTCTTAGCAGCTAGTTTTGACTTTGATGCTGTGCATGTACCACATTAACTGTGATTCTGTATTCTCATAGGTTATATATCTTATTTCAGGTTATAACTTCTTGACATGGGAAGTAAAGGTCGGGTGCCACCCCCTCATCTAAGGCGGCCTCTTCCAGGCCCTGGCATAATGCATCCTGACTCATTTGGCCCTGGAAAATGTCCAATGCCAGGTGCCTTCCCTCCTTTTGACATGTTGCCACCTCTAGAAGTTATGGAACAGAAAATTGTTGCGCAACATGTGGAGATGCAGAAGCTTGTAACAGAGAACCAGCGGCTTGCTGCTACTCATGGAACATTGAGACAAGAACTTGCTGCAGCACAGCATGAGTTGCAAATATTGCATGCTCAGATA
Protein-coding sequences here:
- the LOC123205959 gene encoding uncharacterized protein LOC123205959 → MYVTRPLSMYRNFPSALSVEPREGPYSGFLVITDEEAEAEDSFCWGACKFRSVKRLPFPQDKLLTVVHSSDYQEISKTKVLFIPVLDQPLSSNRYYVIRAKGKYKGQACKSSRENDMGICCFNNIINDEKPKPFDHRNIYQQFKIHRYQWHNFFAKSAATDGLPPRFLRKKGWEVRNSRLVRSRLSEALGLDNSLRALLPSFDFSISSKRSNSNVVGTWYCPFIFVREKARLRHQMKRSVFYKMTLEQRWEEIVSCQNNGSNVVNVNTMVKREASSVFGMEALRDNRENHAGFVWFIVYDRNRVKRASVGLSVAIVEKMRWVEEEGGWVGGGREKEVRVQRVEENTSESGWQRFGCYVLVESFALRRMDETLVLRCKFIHTQHIKCKWE